The Desulfosporosinus acidiphilus SJ4 genome has a window encoding:
- the accB gene encoding acetyl-CoA carboxylase biotin carboxyl carrier protein encodes MGKERGVTAVKPIKITDTTLRDAHQSLWATRMRTEDMLPILEEIDEAGYFSLEVWGGATFDVCLRFLGEDPWERLREIKRRVHKTPLQMLLRAQSLVGYQHYPDDVVREFVSLSVKNGIDIIRIFDALNDVRNMVVPMEAAKKAGAHVQASVVYTMSPVHTIDHYLETATALAELGADSICIKDMAGLLTPFRAYELVSLLKKKLGIMIHLHSHYIGGMAVGAYLKAAEAGVDVIDTASVPLAFGASQPPVETVVRAFQDSDYDSGLNLRNLFHIANYFEALRKSRGFERGITRISDMRVFEHQVPGGMISNLVSQLEEQRALDRIHDVLNEIPKVRAELGYPPLVTPTSQIVGTQAVLNVLSGARYKLVPGEVKAYVRGLYGRPPASINHDIQKKIIGNEKPLFERPADNLEPGMEKAKRDSLGLARSPEDIMSFAIFPQIAKKFFEERKNGIIPNSEIKTAASAVKETKAAKEIWTTGLAKEDSKMNLKEIKELIKIIDETEISELNLESDGVKIAIRKGMNFPPSVPAAAPVRQESKTIAAASNVQAELIAEAPVASSDPVGQQNTETITAPMVGTFYHASSPDAAPYVEVGQQISIGQPVCIIEAMKLMNEIESDVEGKLIKILVENGQPVEYGQPLFIIEK; translated from the coding sequence ATGGGTAAAGAGAGAGGGGTAACGGCAGTGAAACCGATTAAGATTACTGATACGACACTTAGGGATGCTCATCAAAGCCTTTGGGCTACTCGTATGCGTACAGAGGATATGCTGCCGATTTTAGAAGAGATCGACGAGGCAGGGTATTTTTCTCTCGAAGTATGGGGAGGAGCAACCTTTGATGTCTGTTTGCGTTTTTTAGGCGAAGATCCCTGGGAACGTTTGCGTGAGATTAAACGTCGTGTGCATAAAACTCCCTTGCAAATGCTTCTTAGGGCCCAGTCGTTAGTAGGCTATCAGCATTACCCGGATGATGTGGTACGAGAGTTTGTTTCCCTCAGTGTGAAGAATGGAATTGATATTATCCGGATTTTTGATGCTCTTAATGATGTGAGAAATATGGTTGTTCCCATGGAAGCTGCCAAAAAGGCCGGAGCTCATGTTCAAGCATCCGTCGTTTATACCATGAGTCCGGTTCACACGATAGATCATTATCTGGAAACAGCGACGGCTCTTGCTGAACTGGGAGCGGATTCCATTTGTATAAAAGATATGGCTGGACTGCTTACGCCGTTTAGAGCCTATGAGTTAGTTTCCCTCTTAAAAAAGAAATTGGGGATTATGATTCATTTGCACAGTCACTACATTGGAGGAATGGCAGTAGGAGCTTATCTGAAGGCGGCGGAAGCGGGAGTTGATGTCATCGATACGGCCAGTGTTCCTTTAGCTTTTGGAGCAAGTCAACCTCCTGTTGAAACAGTGGTCAGGGCTTTTCAAGATTCGGACTATGACAGTGGTCTAAATCTTAGAAATCTATTCCACATAGCCAATTACTTTGAAGCCTTGCGCAAAAGCCGTGGCTTTGAGCGTGGGATTACCCGGATATCCGATATGAGAGTTTTTGAACATCAAGTTCCTGGCGGAATGATCTCGAATTTGGTGTCTCAATTGGAGGAACAAAGGGCCCTTGACCGCATTCATGATGTTTTAAATGAAATTCCCAAGGTTCGGGCAGAGTTAGGCTATCCGCCTTTAGTTACACCGACAAGTCAAATTGTTGGGACCCAAGCTGTATTAAATGTTTTGAGCGGGGCAAGATATAAATTAGTGCCTGGCGAAGTAAAGGCTTATGTGCGTGGTCTCTATGGACGTCCGCCGGCTTCCATCAATCATGATATTCAGAAAAAGATTATTGGCAATGAGAAGCCATTATTCGAGCGTCCGGCTGACAATTTAGAACCGGGGATGGAGAAGGCCAAACGTGATAGCTTAGGATTAGCCCGTTCTCCGGAAGATATTATGAGTTTTGCTATTTTTCCTCAAATCGCTAAGAAGTTTTTTGAAGAGAGGAAAAATGGAATCATACCCAACAGCGAAATTAAAACCGCAGCTAGCGCAGTAAAGGAAACGAAAGCAGCGAAGGAAATCTGGACCACGGGATTAGCTAAGGAGGATTCAAAAATGAATTTAAAGGAAATCAAAGAATTAATTAAAATAATTGATGAAACAGAAATAAGTGAGTTAAACCTGGAAAGTGATGGTGTAAAAATTGCCATCCGCAAGGGGATGAATTTTCCTCCAAGCGTTCCGGCAGCGGCTCCTGTCCGTCAGGAATCTAAGACTATTGCCGCAGCCTCAAATGTTCAGGCTGAACTAATTGCGGAAGCTCCCGTTGCATCTTCAGATCCTGTCGGCCAGCAAAATACGGAAACTATAACTGCTCCGATGGTCGGAACATTTTATCATGCTTCCTCGCCGGATGCAGCACCGTATGTGGAAGTGGGGCAGCAAATTAGTATCGGACAGCCTGTTTGCATTATAGAAGCTATGAAGTTAATGAACGAAATTGAGTCCGATGTTGAAGGAAAGTTAATTAAAATCTTAGTAGAGAATGGGCAACCCGTTGAGTATGGTCAGCCGCTGTTCATCATTGAAAAATAA
- the efp gene encoding elongation factor P, whose product MISSNDFKTGMTIEIDGDVFSVVEFQHVKPGKGAAFVRTKLKNVKTGGVVERKFNAGEKVNTAHVERRDMQYLYKDSDHYIAMDNETYEQVSLTESQIGDGVKWLKENMNLGVLFFDTQVIGVDVPNTVQLLVTFTEPGVKGDTATGGTKPATLETGAVVQVPFFVNEGDVLIIDTRTGNYVQRA is encoded by the coding sequence ATGATTTCTTCGAACGATTTTAAGACAGGCATGACCATTGAAATTGATGGAGACGTTTTTTCGGTGGTTGAGTTCCAACATGTTAAGCCGGGTAAGGGAGCGGCATTTGTCCGGACAAAATTAAAAAATGTTAAAACCGGCGGGGTTGTTGAACGTAAGTTTAATGCCGGTGAAAAAGTCAATACGGCTCATGTGGAGCGACGTGACATGCAGTACCTTTATAAAGACTCGGACCATTATATCGCTATGGATAACGAGACTTATGAGCAAGTTTCCTTAACGGAAAGCCAAATTGGTGATGGTGTAAAATGGCTTAAGGAAAATATGAACTTGGGGGTTCTTTTCTTTGATACACAGGTTATCGGAGTTGATGTACCCAACACGGTTCAACTCCTTGTGACATTTACGGAACCGGGAGTTAAAGGAGACACGGCTACCGGGGGAACGAAACCTGCAACCTTGGAAACCGGCGCTGTTGTGCAAGTGCCTTTCTTTGTCAATGAAGGAGATGTACTCATCATTGACACAAGGACAGGAAACTACGTTCAACGGGCATAA
- the spoIIIAC gene encoding stage III sporulation protein AC, producing the protein MSFNLIITVAGIGILVGVLASVLNQSGRSEMAQGVTIIGVIVVLYIVVQSIGELFTLVKSVFNLY; encoded by the coding sequence ATGAGCTTTAACCTAATCATTACAGTGGCGGGAATTGGAATTTTAGTCGGCGTGTTAGCTTCTGTCTTAAATCAATCCGGCCGGAGTGAGATGGCTCAAGGCGTAACGATTATTGGGGTTATCGTGGTACTCTACATCGTAGTCCAATCCATCGGGGAATTATTCACCTTAGTTAAAAGCGTTTTTAACCTATATTAG
- a CDS encoding M24 family metallopeptidase: MTRLERMRQRMREESIDTFVVLRPENGRYLSGFSGGEASLIITLDRSYLLTDFRYIEQAKEQSPDFEIVKTGHDHFMMMAEMGLQSRRVGFEGDFITFADYEKLKQSFTQAQLISMPGLVTDLRSVKDDQEIPLIRQAVQIADKAFSEVLKSLEIGQTEEEVGLNLEFSMRRLGASGGSFEFIVASGIRGAMPHGTASPKKIKDGEFLTMDFGAIYRGYCSDITRTIFLGDPSEKQRELYALVLNAQRAGIAAVAPGRTGKEVDAAARKIIEEAGYGENFGHGLGHSVGLAIHEGPNFNQREERVLEPGMVLTVEPGIYIPDWGGIRIEDMVLVTEDGCEVLTQAPKELILLN, translated from the coding sequence TTGACCAGACTAGAACGGATGCGCCAACGAATGCGGGAGGAAAGCATTGATACGTTTGTTGTCCTTCGTCCCGAAAACGGAAGATATTTAAGCGGTTTTTCCGGGGGCGAAGCATCATTGATCATTACGCTTGATAGGTCTTATTTGTTAACAGATTTCAGGTACATAGAACAAGCTAAAGAACAATCACCTGATTTTGAAATTGTCAAAACCGGTCATGATCACTTTATGATGATGGCGGAAATGGGACTTCAATCCCGGCGAGTGGGGTTTGAGGGAGACTTCATTACCTTTGCAGATTATGAAAAACTAAAACAGTCATTTACACAGGCTCAACTCATCTCCATGCCAGGCCTTGTCACCGATCTACGCTCCGTCAAGGATGATCAGGAGATTCCCTTAATTAGACAAGCTGTTCAAATTGCCGATAAGGCTTTTTCTGAAGTCTTAAAGAGCCTCGAAATCGGACAGACCGAAGAGGAAGTCGGCCTAAATTTAGAGTTTTCGATGCGCCGTTTGGGTGCTAGCGGAGGTTCCTTCGAGTTTATCGTGGCTTCAGGTATCCGAGGTGCCATGCCCCACGGCACAGCAAGTCCGAAGAAGATAAAAGACGGAGAGTTCCTTACCATGGACTTTGGAGCAATTTATCGAGGATACTGTTCAGATATCACGCGGACTATTTTTCTGGGTGACCCTTCGGAGAAGCAGCGGGAACTCTATGCGTTGGTATTGAACGCTCAGCGAGCCGGGATTGCTGCTGTGGCACCGGGACGGACCGGAAAAGAAGTCGACGCCGCAGCACGAAAAATCATTGAGGAAGCGGGCTACGGAGAAAACTTTGGGCATGGTTTGGGACATTCCGTGGGTTTGGCTATTCATGAAGGTCCAAATTTTAATCAGCGGGAAGAGCGCGTTTTAGAACCCGGGATGGTTCTTACCGTAGAGCCGGGAATTTATATTCCTGATTGGGGCGGTATTCGCATTGAAGATATGGTGTTAGTGACCGAAGATGGTTGTGAAGTCTTGACCCAGGCTCCAAAAGAATTAATTCTCTTAAATTGA
- the spoIIIAD gene encoding stage III sporulation protein AD, with protein sequence MEIWQIVGLALIVTVISVVLKQFRPEIALQLSILAGATIFIMILSKIKVIINLLQTLADQANISSYYLLIVLKIVGVAYLAEFGAQICRDAGEGALATKIEIAAKVGVVVLAIPIIVAITESLVRLVP encoded by the coding sequence GTGGAAATATGGCAAATCGTGGGACTAGCTCTTATTGTGACTGTAATAAGTGTAGTCTTAAAACAGTTTCGCCCTGAAATAGCTTTACAACTCTCAATTCTAGCCGGTGCCACAATATTTATAATGATTCTCAGCAAAATCAAAGTAATTATTAATCTGCTTCAAACGTTGGCTGATCAAGCTAACATTAGTTCCTATTATTTGCTGATCGTCCTGAAAATCGTCGGTGTAGCCTATCTTGCAGAATTCGGAGCACAAATTTGCCGAGATGCAGGGGAGGGAGCCTTAGCAACAAAAATTGAAATAGCGGCCAAAGTTGGGGTTGTTGTATTAGCGATTCCCATCATTGTAGCCATAACAGAGTCCTTAGTCAGACTCGTTCCGTGA
- a CDS encoding SpoIIIAH-like family protein, with product MNRGLRKPVILINNNFKLWKLLRLIAGLVLIIGALWVWAKSPSQSAANFEEYPGNSVIDSSVKIQYEPIQPDGTGENYFVNYRLKRDQFRQETKSMLSELLNSSVEKTKIKAQEQWLELSRKIQKEDEIENLLKIKGFKDLVTDVCPDNVTVIVYSSGLTPDEISIIQDVVVRVTKVRLDKIMISAKK from the coding sequence ATGAACAGAGGGTTAAGAAAGCCCGTAATTTTAATTAATAATAATTTCAAATTGTGGAAATTACTGAGATTAATCGCAGGTTTGGTACTGATCATAGGAGCCTTATGGGTATGGGCAAAATCCCCCTCTCAGTCTGCAGCAAATTTTGAAGAATATCCTGGCAATTCCGTTATTGATTCTTCTGTCAAAATTCAATATGAGCCCATCCAACCGGATGGCACTGGAGAAAATTACTTCGTAAATTATCGCCTAAAGCGCGATCAGTTTCGTCAGGAAACGAAATCAATGCTCTCTGAGTTGCTAAATTCAAGCGTGGAAAAAACTAAGATTAAGGCTCAGGAACAATGGCTCGAATTGAGCAGGAAAATCCAAAAAGAGGATGAAATCGAAAATCTCCTAAAAATCAAGGGGTTTAAAGATCTTGTAACCGACGTCTGTCCGGACAATGTCACAGTGATTGTTTATTCTTCAGGTTTAACGCCCGATGAGATAAGCATTATCCAAGATGTTGTTGTCCGCGTCACCAAAGTAAGGTTGGATAAGATTATGATATCAGCGAAGAAGTAA
- the spoIIIAA gene encoding stage III sporulation protein AA, translated as MSLHYQLSVSQAQKALPARSGQKSPGWETMDRWFGETIRAILKQIQDFELLEVEEIRLRVGQPFMLRTSGKDLFFNSEGKITSPSNAYCITQEDLTATLDKMTQSSVYAVEEDLKQGFLTLPGGNRVGVTGEAILQKGEVQKLKHISSLNVRLARDYQGHSLRVLPKICRKDGTLYHTLVISAPRAGKTTLLRDLIRLISNGVPQMGLEGQSVGVIDERGELAGMNKGLPSYNLGCRTDVLDGCPKVYGMTMLIRSMAPQVVVMDELGHHDEIEALKDALRTGVRILCTAHASSLEEAKTRPTLSYLLEDGVFERLVVLSRQTGPGTIEGVYDLKTGRSL; from the coding sequence GTGTCGCTGCATTATCAATTATCTGTCAGCCAAGCCCAAAAAGCGCTGCCTGCAAGGTCTGGGCAGAAGTCTCCGGGATGGGAGACTATGGATAGGTGGTTTGGAGAAACAATTAGGGCAATATTGAAGCAAATTCAGGATTTTGAGCTGCTGGAAGTAGAAGAAATACGTTTGCGTGTTGGTCAGCCGTTCATGCTTAGAACGTCTGGGAAAGATCTGTTTTTTAACAGTGAAGGAAAAATCACATCGCCCAGCAACGCCTATTGCATTACCCAGGAGGACTTGACAGCGACGTTAGACAAGATGACTCAAAGTTCAGTTTATGCAGTTGAAGAAGATTTAAAACAAGGCTTTTTGACCCTTCCCGGAGGAAATCGTGTCGGGGTTACTGGAGAGGCAATCCTGCAAAAAGGGGAAGTACAAAAATTAAAGCATATTTCTTCTTTGAATGTTCGCTTGGCCCGCGATTATCAAGGACATAGTCTAAGAGTTTTGCCAAAGATATGCAGAAAGGATGGTACACTTTATCACACTCTGGTAATTTCCGCCCCTCGAGCCGGAAAAACGACCCTTCTGCGTGACTTAATCCGTTTAATAAGTAACGGTGTTCCCCAGATGGGACTTGAAGGACAGAGCGTGGGAGTAATTGATGAACGCGGAGAACTGGCCGGCATGAATAAGGGGCTGCCTTCTTATAATCTTGGCTGCCGAACAGATGTGCTGGACGGATGCCCCAAGGTATATGGCATGACCATGCTCATTCGTTCTATGGCGCCTCAAGTGGTGGTCATGGATGAGCTGGGGCATCACGATGAGATTGAAGCTTTAAAAGATGCCTTGCGCACAGGTGTGCGAATTTTATGTACAGCTCACGCTAGTTCCTTAGAAGAAGCTAAAACCAGACCCACCTTATCTTATTTGCTTGAGGATGGAGTGTTCGAACGTCTGGTGGTGCTGAGCAGACAAACAGGTCCGGGAACCATCGAAGGGGTTTATGACCTGAAAACGGGGAGGAGCCTGTAA
- a CDS encoding stage III sporulation protein AH yields the protein MKLTNFISSEKTLIGLVALVAVGMSFIYLGRGPGNQIQSTQTAPASSLVATSGTKISALEKELESKLRANLSLMDGVGKVQVSVSLSTGLKTEYARNQSVTKNTSKETDKTGGTRETTQETENNQVVMPNGSSMPVMVMEDRPEVAGVLVIAEGARDPKVREAIHTAVQTLLSIPSAKITVVPMGGEQ from the coding sequence GTGAAATTAACAAATTTCATTTCTTCGGAAAAAACTTTGATAGGATTAGTAGCCTTAGTGGCTGTGGGGATGTCTTTTATCTATTTAGGCCGAGGACCGGGAAATCAAATTCAAAGTACGCAAACCGCGCCAGCAAGCTCCTTGGTTGCCACCTCGGGTACGAAAATTTCTGCCTTAGAAAAAGAGTTGGAGAGTAAACTACGGGCCAATCTGTCATTAATGGATGGAGTGGGGAAGGTTCAAGTATCCGTAAGTCTCTCAACCGGGCTGAAGACAGAATATGCCCGCAACCAAAGTGTCACCAAAAACACCTCTAAAGAGACGGATAAAACTGGGGGAACCCGAGAAACAACCCAGGAAACTGAGAACAATCAGGTGGTTATGCCGAACGGTTCCTCTATGCCTGTCATGGTGATGGAAGACCGTCCTGAGGTAGCCGGAGTTCTGGTGATTGCCGAAGGAGCAAGGGATCCCAAGGTAAGGGAAGCGATCCACACCGCAGTTCAAACTCTCCTTAGTATTCCCAGCGCCAAAATCACTGTGGTCCCAATGGGGGGAGAGCAATGA
- a CDS encoding stage III sporulation protein AB, with product MMLFGCIALIAGCGSMGLWLAQRIRRRPEELREFLVALTLLDTEIVWGSTPLPEAFSVLKERTGAPWQSFFSELQKRLERGEPASTAWNEEIVLQSSRFCLKQEDWRVIRDIGKGLGRSDSHEQHKQLQLVSRQLSMLKDQVGIWAEKQAKMWSYLGFLCGVAGVLILI from the coding sequence ATGATGCTATTCGGATGTATAGCTCTGATTGCCGGCTGCGGTTCAATGGGGCTATGGCTTGCCCAGCGAATTCGCCGCAGGCCGGAGGAATTGCGGGAATTTCTGGTTGCTCTCACTCTTTTAGATACGGAAATAGTTTGGGGGTCAACCCCTTTGCCGGAAGCATTTTCAGTCTTAAAAGAACGAACCGGTGCTCCCTGGCAAAGTTTCTTTTCCGAACTTCAGAAACGTTTGGAACGAGGGGAACCGGCAAGCACTGCATGGAATGAAGAAATTGTTCTTCAAAGTTCCCGCTTTTGCCTAAAGCAGGAGGATTGGAGGGTGATTCGCGACATAGGCAAAGGTTTAGGACGATCAGACAGTCATGAGCAGCACAAACAACTCCAACTAGTCTCGCGTCAGCTCTCTATGTTAAAAGATCAAGTGGGAATATGGGCTGAAAAACAGGCAAAAATGTGGTCTTATTTGGGATTTCTCTGTGGAGTTGCAGGAGTGCTGATTTTAATATAA
- the spoIIIAE gene encoding stage III sporulation protein AE: MRVSIVKVILFFIVLLGGTTSPVLAADNPSQLPKPDLSQQIDLSQLRGFLDQLDQDTQRGVSGFSLGQMFEDLKSGKLNLSPEKFGQMLLGVLVREISKNVPLIGKLLVLAALGGILGQLQTAFSGNVGKTGQVMTYLVLLTIALTSFREALTIAGGVIDQMVGLMQTLFPVMMTLLITMGNITSAALFKPLILGSLTVLATIIKTVILPLFFLAAVLKLFNQISKEFKLSKLAGLFEFVGKVSLGVVLTIFIGVMSVQGVTGGVADSVAFRTAKYSADLVPVVGKFFKDAVELVVTSGLLLKNAVGIIALLAIIIICLGPLIKLLTMILVFRISAALIEPLGEKGLADSLQDMSKSLIFILVTVASVGIMFFMTIAVVIGTGTLSVMLH; this comes from the coding sequence TTGAGGGTATCTATTGTCAAAGTGATTCTCTTTTTTATTGTCTTACTAGGTGGGACAACTTCTCCTGTTTTGGCGGCTGATAATCCCTCACAGCTGCCCAAGCCGGACCTCTCCCAACAGATTGATTTGAGTCAGCTGCGGGGATTTTTAGATCAATTGGATCAAGATACCCAAAGGGGGGTGTCCGGTTTTTCCTTGGGTCAAATGTTTGAAGACTTAAAGAGCGGAAAATTAAATTTGTCGCCGGAAAAATTCGGCCAGATGCTCCTTGGAGTTTTAGTACGGGAGATCTCTAAAAATGTCCCCCTTATCGGAAAACTGCTGGTGCTCGCGGCGTTAGGCGGAATTTTAGGACAGCTGCAAACAGCTTTCAGCGGCAATGTCGGCAAAACGGGTCAAGTTATGACCTATCTTGTTCTACTCACCATTGCCCTTACGTCTTTTCGCGAGGCATTGACCATTGCCGGCGGGGTTATTGACCAAATGGTTGGCTTGATGCAAACACTCTTTCCGGTCATGATGACCTTATTAATTACGATGGGGAATATTACCAGTGCAGCGCTGTTTAAACCGCTCATCTTGGGCAGTTTAACCGTCTTGGCCACGATCATTAAAACGGTTATCCTCCCACTTTTTTTTCTGGCGGCAGTATTAAAGCTCTTTAATCAAATTTCCAAGGAATTTAAACTCAGTAAGTTAGCAGGGCTCTTTGAATTCGTAGGCAAAGTATCTCTGGGAGTGGTTCTGACCATTTTCATTGGAGTTATGAGTGTCCAGGGAGTTACGGGCGGGGTAGCCGACAGCGTTGCCTTTAGGACTGCCAAATATTCTGCAGATCTTGTTCCGGTTGTGGGGAAGTTTTTTAAAGATGCTGTGGAATTGGTCGTAACATCTGGCCTGTTATTAAAAAATGCAGTGGGCATCATTGCTTTGTTAGCGATCATCATCATTTGTCTAGGCCCGCTGATTAAACTTCTAACCATGATCCTTGTGTTTCGGATTTCTGCCGCTTTGATTGAACCGCTTGGCGAAAAAGGTCTGGCAGACAGCCTCCAGGATATGTCGAAAAGTTTAATCTTTATCTTAGTAACCGTTGCCTCGGTGGGAATTATGTTTTTTATGACCATAGCAGTGGTCATTGGAACGGGAACCTTATCTGTGATGTTGCATTGA
- a CDS encoding stage III sporulation protein AF, which yields MMQTLQNLVRNLAFILLVATFLEMLLPNKSMRSFVQMVMGLFVISAVLAPITSFLHVPLTMEVPAWSTVVPQDLPTIAEGQGINVGRDAVQGQYRQILENQVQALALGTKGVKSAVVDIDFVDGGGGITDQPKISNIKVTLTPDNAEIQSVQPIKIGSESVAESQSTRCEEVRDKISTLMSLSKELIHVQEH from the coding sequence ATGATGCAGACGTTACAAAACTTAGTGCGCAATCTAGCCTTTATCTTACTAGTGGCTACCTTTCTGGAAATGCTTCTGCCCAATAAATCCATGAGGAGTTTTGTCCAGATGGTTATGGGACTATTTGTGATTTCAGCAGTACTTGCTCCGATAACTTCTTTTTTACACGTTCCGTTGACCATGGAGGTCCCTGCGTGGTCAACTGTAGTCCCCCAAGATCTTCCAACCATTGCTGAAGGACAAGGAATAAATGTTGGACGTGATGCTGTACAAGGGCAATATCGCCAGATACTTGAAAACCAGGTCCAGGCATTAGCCCTAGGAACTAAAGGCGTTAAATCTGCTGTAGTGGACATTGATTTTGTTGATGGGGGAGGAGGTATTACCGACCAGCCCAAAATTTCCAACATTAAGGTGACGTTGACGCCGGATAACGCTGAAATACAATCTGTTCAGCCCATAAAAATCGGTTCTGAGTCCGTTGCTGAATCACAATCGACACGATGTGAGGAAGTACGAGATAAGATTTCTACTTTGATGAGCTTGTCCAAAGAATTAATCCATGTTCAAGAACATTGA
- a CDS encoding ribonuclease J, translating into MSLKTSKLSVIPLGGTGEIGKNLLVFEYDESIVVIDGGVKFPGEELLGIDLVIPDISYLEKNRERIKGLFITHGHEDHIGGLPFILPKLNIPIYGTKLTIGLVMAKFQERAPYPESLIHIIEPGELVQAGAFQVEAFRVTHSIPDAVGYSLLTPVGRVVYTGDFKVDYTPIDGQNMDLGKLAAWGEEGILALICDSTNAERPGVTMSERVVGKTLCDWFERAEGKIILASFASNVHRIQQAINAAADIGRKVCVVGRSMESVVRTSIEMGYLRLPYPEILVESSDVENISPSGLLVLTTGSQGEPLAALTRMATGSHRQIKVEVGDMVIIAATPIPGNEKLVGKTINHLYQIGAEVVTKEMGQVHVSGHANQEELKLIIRLARPRYLIPHHGEIRHQVALRRIGHTLGYEDKDIAITQLGSRVELSADGMGFGLNAEAGSVNIDGLGIGDVGQIVLRDRQQLAQDGVVVLIAAISKGKPYTLLSGLDIISRGFTFMKEAGELVEGAQKVGIQTLTAQLERDQIEWMNLKSTLRDSLGNYFWEKTHRRPMILPVLLSI; encoded by the coding sequence TTGTCTCTCAAAACTTCAAAACTTAGTGTAATTCCGCTGGGAGGAACCGGAGAAATCGGGAAAAACCTGCTTGTTTTTGAGTATGACGAATCAATCGTTGTGATTGACGGAGGAGTGAAATTTCCGGGAGAAGAGTTGTTAGGGATTGATCTTGTGATCCCTGATATATCCTATTTAGAAAAAAATCGCGAGCGTATTAAAGGATTGTTTATCACCCATGGTCATGAAGACCATATTGGCGGGCTTCCCTTCATTTTGCCGAAACTGAATATTCCTATCTACGGAACAAAATTAACCATTGGTTTAGTCATGGCGAAATTTCAAGAACGTGCTCCCTATCCGGAATCCTTAATTCATATTATTGAACCTGGAGAACTTGTCCAAGCCGGGGCTTTTCAGGTGGAAGCTTTTCGAGTGACGCACAGTATTCCCGATGCCGTAGGTTATTCTCTGCTGACCCCAGTGGGCAGAGTGGTTTACACGGGTGACTTTAAGGTTGATTATACCCCTATTGATGGTCAGAATATGGATCTTGGCAAACTTGCTGCTTGGGGGGAAGAAGGAATTCTGGCCCTAATCTGTGATTCCACCAATGCGGAGCGACCTGGAGTTACAATGTCCGAGCGGGTTGTGGGGAAAACTTTATGTGATTGGTTTGAACGTGCGGAAGGAAAAATTATTTTGGCTTCCTTTGCCTCTAATGTCCATCGGATTCAGCAGGCCATTAATGCTGCAGCGGATATTGGCCGAAAGGTTTGCGTTGTCGGCAGGAGCATGGAAAGCGTTGTTCGGACATCCATTGAGATGGGATATCTAAGACTACCCTATCCGGAGATTCTAGTTGAAAGTTCGGACGTTGAGAATATTTCCCCTTCGGGTTTATTGGTTCTTACTACGGGAAGTCAGGGAGAACCTCTGGCGGCTTTGACGCGAATGGCCACCGGAAGTCACCGGCAAATTAAGGTTGAGGTTGGTGATATGGTGATCATCGCCGCAACGCCTATACCCGGAAACGAAAAACTTGTTGGTAAAACGATTAATCATCTCTATCAAATTGGAGCGGAAGTTGTAACTAAAGAGATGGGGCAAGTTCATGTATCAGGTCACGCTAACCAGGAAGAGCTGAAACTGATTATCCGGCTCGCTCGCCCTCGTTATCTGATCCCTCATCACGGAGAAATACGGCATCAGGTGGCCCTGCGCAGAATAGGACATACCTTAGGCTATGAAGACAAGGATATAGCGATAACTCAGCTTGGCTCCCGAGTCGAACTTTCGGCAGACGGGATGGGGTTTGGCCTGAATGCCGAAGCAGGTAGTGTGAATATTGACGGTTTGGGCATCGGAGATGTGGGTCAAATTGTCCTCCGAGATCGCCAGCAGTTGGCTCAAGACGGGGTTGTTGTATTAATAGCAGCGATCTCTAAAGGCAAGCCCTACACTTTATTATCCGGTCTCGATATTATCTCGCGAGGGTTCACTTTTATGAAAGAAGCCGGGGAATTAGTTGAAGGAGCTCAAAAAGTAGGAATTCAAACATTGACGGCTCAGCTTGAAAGAGATCAAATAGAGTGGATGAACTTAAAATCAACCCTTCGGGATAGTCTGGGGAATTATTTTTGGGAGAAGACTCACCGGCGGCCCATGATTTTGCCGGTTTTGCTTTCAATATAA